A single Candidatus Poribacteria bacterium DNA region contains:
- a CDS encoding YceI family protein yields the protein MKMDLGRNLRVFSTGSLVLLLLIGFAGITQPMSVTSYEIDTAHSMILFRAKHNGVSYNYGRFNEFSGQIVMGASDASGRSDSTVEFEVKAASVDTGNEKRDQHLRSSDFFSAKQFPVITFKSTEVRVKEDKKDVLEVTGDLELHGVKKSITVDVEITGRATGRDGESLIGFESIFTIKRSEFGMTYGIGSVSDEIRLIVSIEAKHK from the coding sequence ATGAAAATGGATTTAGGACGGAATTTGCGGGTTTTCAGCACCGGAAGCCTTGTACTTTTGCTGCTTATCGGTTTTGCTGGAATTACGCAACCTATGAGTGTAACATCGTATGAAATTGACACTGCACATTCAATGATACTTTTTCGCGCAAAACATAACGGCGTTAGCTACAATTATGGCAGATTCAACGAATTCAGCGGTCAGATCGTGATGGGCGCAAGCGATGCAAGCGGTCGTTCCGATAGCACGGTGGAATTTGAGGTCAAAGCAGCAAGCGTTGATACTGGCAACGAAAAACGCGATCAACATCTCAGAAGTTCGGACTTCTTCAGTGCCAAGCAGTTTCCGGTGATTACCTTCAAAAGCACGGAAGTCCGTGTGAAGGAAGACAAAAAGGATGTACTGGAGGTTACGGGCGACCTTGAGTTACACGGCGTTAAGAAATCTATCACTGTGGATGTCGAAATTACGGGGCGCGCTACGGGCAGAGATGGTGAATCTCTCATCGGATTTGAGAGCATCTTTACGATTAAGCGGAGCGAGTTCGGCATGACTTATGGAATCGGATCCGTTAGTGACGAAATCCGTCTTATCGTCAGTATTGAAGCGAAACACAAATAG
- a CDS encoding sigma-70 family RNA polymerase sigma factor, whose translation MTNTLVYTELSSLNESELITRTQNGDSEAFNPLVRKYQQRIYNLIYRRVRNHEAAEDICQEVFLKAWQALPDFKGKSVFYSWLHQIAVNCSIDFIRKQKREIVFTYEELTANPDDTIQTPQTHASPHEMLEQEELGHIIRKAAVQLPAGQKRVFNLRYREELSIKEIAAHLNKSEGTVKSHLYHAHQKLRRMLHPYLQNEPSAMKKITLSNSD comes from the coding sequence ATGACAAACACTTTAGTCTATACAGAGCTCAGCTCCCTCAATGAATCGGAACTTATTACGCGTACGCAGAATGGCGATTCAGAGGCGTTTAATCCGCTCGTCCGGAAATATCAGCAGCGAATCTACAATCTTATTTATCGGCGCGTCCGAAATCATGAAGCTGCCGAGGACATCTGCCAAGAAGTGTTCCTAAAAGCGTGGCAAGCACTGCCAGATTTTAAGGGAAAATCTGTCTTTTACAGTTGGCTCCACCAAATTGCTGTTAATTGTAGCATTGATTTCATCCGTAAACAAAAACGAGAGATTGTTTTCACCTACGAAGAATTAACGGCAAACCCAGACGACACCATTCAAACGCCGCAAACACACGCATCCCCGCATGAAATGCTTGAACAAGAGGAGCTCGGACACATCATCCGAAAAGCAGCGGTCCAACTCCCAGCAGGTCAGAAACGCGTTTTTAATCTCCGCTACCGAGAAGAACTCTCAATAAAAGAGATCGCCGCTCACCTGAACAAGTCGGAGGGTACTGTTAAATCACACTTATATCATGCCCATCAGAAACTCCGACGGATGCTACATCCTTACCTCCAAAATGAACCCTCCGCAATGAAGAAAATCACTTTATCCAATAGTGATTAG
- a CDS encoding sigma-70 family RNA polymerase sigma factor — MVADNVQLIRRILSGDDEAFSILMQKHQKGVHALIWRKIGDFHIAEEITQDTFIQAYKKLGTLEDPNRFEGWLYVIANRRCINWIKRNKTKMDKLNMQSLEDTRPEEVEEASYAHHISYQREAENTKRRQILAKRLLEQLPESERTVVTLYYLGEMTAKEIGKFLGVSVNTIKSRIRRARKRLQEEETLVQETLNGVQLSDTLIENVMRHIADLNPTPTPPAKKPLLPWAAFGAAIALVILLGMGSQYLLRFQQPYSFDAQSEPTIELVDEPILIEIVAQPDVRNQLGRTIIPSKNNGAGMQTSQTTLTTNAWNDDAANFSASQWTQSIGPKGSVVYDIFKAADGTVYAAAKTGLYRLTPEATWVLINADIPTGQYRVPMTEHQGTLYTVSADEVLASGNSGDTWNPLGQRPQGIASGLIVTDASQKHNPQENITLYLALQEKGIFQSTDAGQHWMPLNNGLAGKRIYTVAAIGDTVFAGTNRGLYRLVLNNWQQLLTDTSGAVYALTVEKKNLYVGIAPDVVYSAKSFPNIPTPETLEKKVFHSVDLGASWTEITPIDKSQVINLASAIQVLAAGKTLLVLGVSEFRSVDGGKTWTSLRSNISSYMAPRFPAIAIDERIFYRVDACGISRTTDAGASWHSFVNGMTGPKIHDLLALNSRLYMHIGGDLVQSTDGGETWESAHFNTHEQTSPLNTDFYLNMKLKIAGNVLYAISIQENKPSIFRTSAMGDELIPVQGVPAFKAEVAPEDSTDPSYRLHLLRKKHTNIGTFAVGGGIFYAEYRQRLFKWRPGDPEWTDTGFVDIDSESTLAVSGETVYAGKSNGKLFQSLDNGNNWKDITSTLPIPVAHFKEITFAGSTICLATDTDVLMSQTGEHWQVITDQTGMPSVIDKFAADDTTIYGIGGSGAYRLDAHNSKWELLSAEVPSSIQSFVISNDRLYVETRHQGMFHISLTETEKAKAHFTSIDTK, encoded by the coding sequence ATGGTAGCTGACAACGTTCAACTGATTCGTAGAATTCTATCTGGCGATGACGAGGCTTTCAGCATATTAATGCAGAAACACCAAAAAGGTGTTCATGCCCTTATATGGCGGAAAATTGGGGATTTTCACATTGCAGAGGAAATTACTCAGGACACCTTTATCCAAGCCTACAAAAAACTTGGGACATTAGAGGATCCAAACAGATTTGAAGGATGGCTTTACGTCATCGCGAATCGACGCTGCATTAATTGGATAAAGCGGAATAAAACTAAAATGGACAAGTTGAATATGCAATCCTTAGAAGATACACGTCCAGAAGAGGTTGAAGAAGCCTCCTACGCACATCATATATCGTATCAGCGTGAAGCTGAAAACACTAAGCGTCGGCAAATTCTTGCCAAAAGACTCCTAGAGCAGCTACCGGAGAGTGAACGTACCGTTGTGACGCTTTACTATCTCGGTGAAATGACAGCAAAGGAGATCGGCAAATTCTTAGGTGTGTCGGTGAATACAATTAAGAGCCGAATTCGCCGTGCCCGCAAGCGTTTACAAGAAGAAGAAACATTGGTGCAGGAAACGCTTAACGGGGTCCAATTGTCTGACACTCTCATTGAGAACGTCATGCGACACATTGCCGACCTGAATCCGACACCGACACCCCCTGCTAAGAAACCGTTACTCCCTTGGGCAGCTTTCGGTGCTGCAATAGCATTGGTGATACTCTTGGGTATGGGTAGTCAATACTTGCTCCGGTTTCAGCAGCCATATAGTTTTGACGCACAATCTGAACCTACCATTGAACTCGTTGATGAACCTATCCTTATTGAGATTGTCGCGCAACCTGATGTGCGGAATCAGCTGGGTAGAACGATCATCCCGAGTAAAAATAACGGTGCTGGCATGCAAACCTCGCAAACCACCCTCACCACAAACGCATGGAACGACGATGCAGCCAACTTTTCCGCTTCACAATGGACACAGTCAATCGGACCAAAAGGTAGTGTCGTCTATGACATTTTTAAAGCCGCTGATGGAACGGTCTACGCTGCCGCAAAAACGGGTCTCTATAGGTTGACACCCGAGGCAACATGGGTGCTTATTAACGCTGATATCCCCACCGGACAGTACCGGGTACCTATGACAGAGCACCAAGGCACCCTCTATACTGTTTCCGCTGATGAGGTGCTCGCTTCAGGAAACAGTGGTGATACGTGGAATCCTCTTGGACAGCGCCCCCAAGGCATCGCCAGTGGACTCATCGTCACCGATGCAAGCCAGAAACACAATCCACAAGAAAACATAACACTGTATCTCGCCCTTCAAGAAAAAGGTATTTTTCAATCTACTGATGCCGGTCAGCATTGGATGCCCTTAAACAACGGATTAGCAGGCAAACGGATTTATACAGTCGCTGCAATCGGAGACACCGTATTCGCTGGTACAAACCGAGGGCTCTATCGCCTCGTTTTAAATAACTGGCAACAGTTGCTTACTGACACATCCGGTGCCGTTTACGCCTTGACCGTTGAGAAAAAGAACCTCTATGTCGGAATCGCACCTGATGTTGTCTACTCGGCTAAATCATTTCCAAACATACCAACCCCTGAAACATTAGAAAAAAAGGTTTTTCACTCAGTAGATCTTGGAGCGTCGTGGACTGAAATAACACCTATAGATAAATCCCAAGTGATAAACCTTGCTTCCGCTATACAGGTCTTGGCTGCAGGTAAAACACTCTTAGTTCTGGGTGTATCAGAATTTCGATCCGTTGATGGCGGAAAAACTTGGACTTCCCTCAGATCCAACATCAGTTCATATATGGCACCCAGATTCCCAGCTATCGCTATTGATGAGAGGATATTTTACAGAGTCGATGCATGCGGCATCAGCCGCACAACTGATGCTGGTGCGTCCTGGCATTCATTTGTAAATGGGATGACAGGTCCCAAAATCCACGACCTGCTCGCCCTAAATAGTAGACTCTATATGCATATTGGGGGAGACCTTGTGCAGTCAACCGATGGGGGTGAAACTTGGGAAAGTGCTCACTTCAATACGCACGAGCAAACGTCCCCATTAAACACCGATTTTTATCTGAACATGAAGTTAAAGATTGCCGGTAATGTCCTTTATGCTATTTCGATTCAAGAGAACAAACCGAGTATTTTCCGCACATCCGCTATGGGCGATGAACTGATTCCCGTTCAAGGTGTCCCCGCTTTTAAAGCCGAGGTAGCACCAGAGGATAGCACTGACCCATCATATAGGTTGCATCTACTTAGGAAAAAACACACGAACATCGGAACTTTCGCTGTCGGTGGTGGGATATTTTACGCTGAATATAGACAGCGGCTTTTCAAATGGAGACCCGGTGATCCGGAATGGACGGACACAGGATTCGTCGATATTGATTCGGAATCTACATTGGCTGTTTCAGGTGAAACCGTCTACGCTGGTAAATCGAATGGAAAATTGTTTCAATCCCTTGACAATGGAAACAACTGGAAAGACATTACCTCAACGCTGCCGATCCCAGTTGCGCATTTCAAAGAGATTACCTTCGCAGGTTCAACGATTTGTCTGGCAACGGATACAGATGTCTTGATGTCACAAACTGGAGAACATTGGCAGGTCATCACCGATCAAACGGGTATGCCCAGCGTTATAGACAAATTCGCTGCAGACGATACAACAATCTATGGTATCGGTGGTAGCGGTGCTTATCGTTTAGATGCTCACAACAGCAAGTGGGAACTGCTTTCCGCAGAGGTTCCGAGCAGCATACAATCCTTTGTTATCAGTAACGATCGACTTTACGTCGAAACCCGACATCAGGGCATGTTCCATATTTCGCTTACAGAAACTGAGAAGGCTAAAGCACATTTTACAAGTATTGATACAAAATGA